The following nucleotide sequence is from Deltaproteobacteria bacterium.
TCAACCGTTCGGTGTTCGCGTTTATCGGGGTCGTGGTCGGCACGCTCATGGTGTTTCTTGCTGCGCCATTTCTCAAACCATTTCGCCTCTCACGCTTGGTGTTTACCTATCTGATTCCTTTGATCCCACTGTTCTTGTTGTGGGATGGGTTTATATCCTGCCTTCGTGTCTATTCGCCTGATGAAATGCGCACGCTTGTCTCACACCTTGGCAATACTGAGTATGACTGGGATATTGGCACCACCCGCGTGGGGCCTGGGGTGGCAACATACTTGATTGGCACGCCACTGGAAAAGTGATGCACATGGAACAGTATGTGTATGATTGTTCATCGGTCTTGGCGTTTCGGTGCGCTGACACGATGGCAAAATCCGATCACAGTAAAACTGCGCGAGTGGATGGTACGACTGACTCCCCGGTCAGTGCTCGAAGCGGAACTGCGGAAGCAAATTCTTGAAACGGTCGGTTCTTTGCGAGGCGATCACAGGCCCATCCTGAATGCACGTTGAAGAGTGCGTGACATTTAGCGACGTAGAAAAACACAGCAGCTTGCCTGTACGTTTCATGCACTGCTGAACCCTGGCTATTTTTTCGTGTGCGTTCCTGCACTACGAGTGATGGCGTCCCGAACGGCAGCAAGCGAGGCGTCATCATGAAACACAATCGTGCCGTCACGTAGTTCGACGCCGAGCCGTTGCCAGAGATCGTTCAGATCAACAGGAGTTGGCGCATCTTTCATACGTGCATACAGCTCCATGAGGACAGGAACGCCGATGGCCTGATCACCAATTTCCAGTGCTTTGGTGAGAGGCCACGCCTCTTGCATAGAGCCACCAGCGTCGACAATGGCACGTAAGGCATCACGCAGACTGAGCTGATTCTGGGTTCGTTGGTGAATCTCAATATCAGCGAGCAAACAAAAGAGTGCGCCACCCCAATAGGTGCGGCCCCAGGTGGGCGTGTAATCCAGCCCTTTGTCGCCTGCTGCGGGTAGCCCTTTCGGGAGCCCTTCAAGCAAATCTTTCCATACTGTTTCGGCAGTGAGTTGACCGATACCCAGGCGAACCCACGGTTCGATGTAGGTTGCCAGGCCTTCCTCGATCCAATGATGTTGTTGCGGAACACGCGGGAAAGCGAGATGCACCATTTCGTGCACCATTATCCAATCGCGTTTGAGGAATACTTCATCAGCTGTATCGCCCAAGGTCACTTTGATGCGCGGATGCGGGTGGCCAAAAGTCGTGCCCGAAGGGGCGCCTCTTCCAGCTATGGGAGTAACGAGAATATGAAGTTGGGAGACAGGAAAGCGTCCGTAATACTGAGTGACAGCACGCGCGGCCTCTGCAATCCACGGCAACACCTGCTCACGCGATAATGCGAGCTTGCCAGGAGCAGTGTCGACGGTAATGACAACATTTGCGACCGTCAGTTGTGTTCTGTTGCGCTCTGCTGACGGTTCTTTTGCAGGAACCTGAAATGTAATGAGCAGAAAGAACACGCAGAGCGCCACATATGCGCCGATACTGAGCTGCGTAGTCCTCGGCACGATGTGGCGCTTATTTGTGGAGGACCAGGCCGGTCACTTTGCGCGTGCGCGGGAGAGCATCAATGCGGGCGCGGGCTGCACTTTTTCCCAGGTGGACTCTGCCACTGTTCACGAGATGCGAGAGCGTTGCTCAGGCTTCAGTATCGTTGGCGGAAACTGCGCTGACTGCCTGGATGAGATCACCGAGCATCATTCTATGGGTAGTCGTCATGATCATTCCCTCCTTGTTCTATGTATACGATTAAATGCTGGGAATGGATTTTGGTTTCACAAACAGAAGAGCACGTTTTTTCGCGTATTCTTACTGCACTTTCGTAATCGGCGTCGTGAGCGCCTGTCCGGCACGAGGAGGACGAGTCTTCACGGCGGTCGACGAAGTTGAATCTTTTGGATAGGCATGGCACATGGTGGCTGCAAGCGTACGCAACGCCGGTGCCAACGCTGACTGTTTGCGCCAGATGAGGCCGATGGTGCGTGCTGGTGGTGGTTCGGTAAACTGGCGCACTCGCAACTTTTTCGTTTTTACTTCGTGGGGCACTGACAACTCTGGCAGCAATGTCACTCCTACACCGCCAACCACCATGCTGAGAATCGTCGCCAGGCTCGTTCCCCTGAACTCGTGATCTCGCGCTTTGGCGCCGAGGCAAAATTCTAGCGCTTGTTTGCCAAAGCAGTGCTCGTCTTCGAGCACCAGCACGGTGGCGCCACGCAGTTCTGCCGCCGTGGTCGGCGTACTCTTCGCGGCGAGTGGATCACCGACGCGCGCGACTAAGACGAAGGGGTCTTTGGCAATCACTTCGCGCTCGACGTCACCAATGTCCGCTTCCAACGCCAGCAGCGCAGCGTCGATCGCGCCAGCGTTGAGCGCGCGCACTAGCATGTGCGTCTTGTCCTCTGTCCAGACCAACGACAAGCGTCCGTACGCGGCACGTAGTGTTTTCGTCAACTGTGGCAACAGATATGGCGAGATCGTGGGAATCACGCCGATACGCAACGTACCAGAGAATGGATCGCTGTACCGTCGCGCGGTTTCAACCAACGCATCGCTCTCGCGCAGTATGACTCGCGCCTGCGCAACATATTCTTTCCCTGCAGCGGTCAACGCCACACGGCGCCGATCACGTTCGAAAAGCTGAACGCCGAGCACCCGCTCGATCTCCGCAATCTGGGCACTGAGCGACGGCTGCGAGACATGACACTCCTCGGCGGCTTGATGAAAGCTCAACAGATCAGCAACCGCTACGATGTACTGCAGTTGTCGTAGCGTGAATGGATGCGGACTCAAATTCATAATAGCCGCAGCCTATCACAGTCATGCAAAACTTGTATTGGACACTGTACGCTCTGCGTCGCACAGTGAAGGGCATACAGAATTTCGAAAGGAGACAATATCATGTCTGATACGAACAAATGCCCATTCCACCACACTGCCGCAGGCGGTACAGCAAACCGCGACTGGTGGCCGAACCAACTGAAGCTCGACATTCTGCACCAGCATTCCTCCCAGTCCAATCCGATGGGTGAAGATTTCAACTACGCCGAAGCGTTTAAGAGTCTCGACTTGGAGGGCGTCAAGAAGGACCTCCGTGACCTGATGACCACGTCGCAGGACTGGTGGCCAGCAGACTTCGGCCATTACGGACCGTTATTCATCCGCATGGCATGGCACAGCGCCGGTACTTACCGCACCGGCGACGGGCGCGGCGGCGCAGGCAACGGCAGTCAGCGCTTTGCGCCACTCAATAGCTGGCCCGACAATGGCAACCTCGATAAGGCACGCCGCCTGCTGTGGCCGATCAAGCAGAAATACGGTCGAAAAATTTCCTGGGCTGATCTGATGATTCTCGCGGGTAACGTCGCTCTGGAATCGATGGGGTTCAAGACCTTCGGTTTCGCTGGTGGGCGAGAGGACATCTGGGAACCGGAAAAGGATATCTACTGGGGCTCTGAGAACAAGTGGTTAGATGATACACGCTACTCCGGCGACCGCGACCTCGAAAACCCGCTCGCGGCCGTGCAAATGGGGCTGATTTACGTCAACCCGCAAGGTCCCAACGGCAATCCAGATCCGGTCGCTGCGGCCAGAGACATTCGCGAGACCTTCGCGCGTATGGCGATGAATGACGAAGAAACAGTCGCTCTGATTGCTGGCGGCCACACCTTTGGCAAGGCGCACGGGGCTGGCCCTGAGTCTCACGTCGGGTGCGAACCCGAAGCAGCTAATATCGAGGAGCAGGGTTTCGGTTGGAAGAGTAGCTTTGGCAGCGGTAAAGGTGGCGACACAATCACCAGCGGTTTGGAAGGGACCTGGACCACCACGCCGACGAAATGGAGCAACAACTTCTTCTGGAACTTGTTCGGCTACGACTGGGAACTGACGAAGAGCCCGGCTGGCGCGCATCAGTGGAGACCGAAGGGCGGAGCAGGCACCGGTACGGTCCCGGACGCCCACGATCCATCCAAGCGTCATGCCCCGTTCATGCTGACCACGGACCTCTCGCTGCGGTTCGATCCGGCGTACGAGAAGATCTCACGGCGTTTCATGGAGAATCCTGATCAGTTCGCCGATGCGTTCGCCCGGGCGTGGTTTAAGCTAACGCACCGAGACATGGGACCGCGTGCGCGCTACCTTGGCCCCGAGGTTCCTGCAGAACAGCTTATCTGGCAAGACCCCATTCCCGCGGTCAATCACAAATTGATTGATACCCAGGACGTCACTTCGCTGAAGAGCCAGATCTTGGCTTCTGGTCTGTCTATCTCACAACTGGTTTTTACCGCTTGGGCGTCAGCGTCGACGTTCCGTGGTTCCGACAAGCGCGGCGGCGCCAACGGCTCCCGCATTCGCCTGGCCCCGCAGAAGGATTGGGAAGTCAACCAGCCTGCTCAACTGGCCAAGGTCCTCAAGACTCTGGAGGGTATCCAAAGTGCGTTCAACAGTGCGCATTCCCACGGCAAGCAGGTCTCGCTGGCGGACCTGATCGTCTTGGCCGGTTGTGCAGGTATCGAGCAAGCGGCCAAGAATGCTGGTTACCCAGTGACGGTTCCCTTCACGCCGGGACGTATGGACGCCACGCAGGAGCAAACCGATATCGCTTCCTTTGCTGTGCTCGAACCGGTCGCGGATGGGTTCCGCAACTACCTCAAGAGCAAGTTCTCTGTCTCAGCCGAGGAATTGCTGGTCGATCGCGCGCAATTACTGACGCTCACGACGCCGGAGATGACAGCCCTCATCGGTGGCCTGCGGGTGCTGAATACCAACGTCGGCCAGACCCAACACGGTGTCTTTACCAAGCGACCGGAGATGCTGACCAACGACTTCTTTGTCCACCTGCTCGACATGGGCACAGAATGGAGGCCGGTCGCACAGGACGCTGAAGTGTTTGAAGGGCGAGATCGTAAGTCAGGCGAAGTCAACTGGACCGCAACGCGCGTCGATCTTGTCTTCGGTTCAAACTCTCAGCTCCGCGCTCTGGCTGAAGTCTATGGATGTGCGGACGCCCAGGAGAAGTTTGTCGATGACTTTGTCGCGGCCTGGACCAAGGTGATGAACCTGGATCGTTTTGACCATGTCTGAGGTTCGTTTGTCGGCAGCGTGTCACCGGCACGCATGAATACAGGAGGACGACCGACCTCTACTGAGAGGCTGTTGAAAATCCCTTCGACCCTTCGACAGGCTCAGGACTCAGGCTGAGTGGAAACGGAACTGAAAAAGGGACGAGATGAACCCGTACATGCTGAGCCTGTCGAAGCACGGTATCGTTTTTTGCACTGGCCTCTGAGGAAAGTCTCAACAGCTTCTGAGAGTGCGGCGATCGCAGATGAGGCAATTATAGCCGGGCCTTGCACAAGTACCTTGCTGAAAAAGGGCAGCGAGGGGGTAGCGCAGGCGAAACTTCGCAAGGTCTGACCTCGTTTTATGGTGTTGGAAAGGACGGAGTTTCGTGGCAATGTCCGATAGAGGTACGTTGAGCGATATATACTCTGCGCGGGTAGAAAGTGCGGTTTTGTCATACTGAGCAAAGCGAAGAATCTTTCCCCCGCTCCCGCTGAGAGATTCTTCACTCCGCGGTGCTCCGCTCAGAATGACACTCGCCGGAGCCGCGGAGCAAAAGCGCAATTCGTGCCCGCGCGCAGGATATTCACAGCGCCGACCACACGGGTGTTTAGCTGCCCACACCTCACTTTTGGTTTCAAACCTTCGCTCCTTTCATGACATAGTTCGTTGCTCTGGTGGTGCTCTTTCTACAACCCTCCTACAACCCTCGGTTTGTTCCGTTGAGCTTACCTCGCAAAAGCGTCCAATGTCGCTCGCACGTTACGGTCGTAATCTCCATCAACTGTCATCGGAAAGAGCACCATGTACGATGCTCCGGCCTTTTCGAATGCTTCAACTTTCTTCAGGCATTGTTGTGGAGTGCCCATTGCTGCAACTTGCTCTACCATGTCGTCAGAAACCGCAGCAGCGGCGGCAGCCATGTCGCCCCTCTTTGCAGCCGCCGCGATCCCCTCTGCTTCTTTGACAAAACCCTGACGTGCAAGAAAACGATTGTAGAGCGGACGTTGTCCATAAGCAGCGAGCACACGTCGAACGGCACGTAGCGCAACGCCACGGTCTGTCTCGACACAACAATGCAACAATGGCGCGAGCGGAATATCTCGCGCTGTTCTTCCTGCCCGCTGTGCGCCACGGCTCAGATGTTCTCTCACTTCCTGTAACCCATGCGGTGCACATTGCGAAGTAAAACAGCCGTCGGCGAGTTCGCCTGTCACTTCCAGACATTGTTGCGAAGCCGTACCGACATAAACAGGAATCTGGTGCGCAGCGTGCGGTACGACCATGCCCATCTTTTTCATCTGTGAAAGCGTTTCGTGCTCGCCACGGAGAGCGCTTTGTACTGCCTGGACATACTGGCGTATGGTTGCAGCTGGCTTTGCCATCTCTTGACCATACAGCTTGTTTAACGCTTCAGAGCTGGTTCCCAGACCAAGCAACAACCTCCCTGGCGCAAAGCGATCGATCGTCATGGCATGCAACGCAGCCAACAATGGCGGACGCAGATAGACATTGGTGATACAGGTTCCGACCTGAATACGAGAAGTGACACTCGCCAGATGCTGAGCCACCGCCAGTGCATCAGACCCAGCCTCGGAAACAAAGACCGCACGAAAGCCACGTTCCTCCGCCATGCGCGCATACGTCGCCAGGTTTTCCACGAGTCCAGGACCTAAACTATTCGTCAACACGAGGCTGGGGTTTGCATTTGTCAAAACTCTCCGTAGTTATTCTGCAATGGACCGCGATCACATCACGTTGACAATGATGCGAAAGATCATCACCAGCGTACACAGAGCACCGATACCAAAACAGATCGCGCGGGCAGGCTGAATCCCTTTGGCGTACACAAAGGTATGAACGACGCGAGCGACGGTGAACAAGCCGCACAGAATCATCACCCCTGTCGCTGAGGCGCCACTCAGGACATAAATCAATCCGATGGCTAAGAAGAGGGGGATGTTTTCGAGATCATTGCGCTGAATGCGTAGTGCACGAGCGACCTCCGGAGCTTCCTCTGGTTTTGCGACGACTCCCTCACCACCGAACCGTTGCGCATCCTCAGGGTTGATATAGCCATTTGTCTTTTGCCGCCTTGATCCGGTGTAAAACGCCGAGGCTAGCATCTTCACTCCCAGTATCGCTGCACAAAGGGCATAAATACCGAAAGCTGGATTTTCACGTAATGCTTCCATTGGGGGCCTCCTTTTTCTATTTGTATTGTACTGTCTTCTGAAGACGGGTTGGGAGAAGACGTGCTCTATGCTAAGCAGATGCTACCTCTGAGCGACTTGTGGCAGATGTAACGTGAGCTCACAAGACCCCTCAGTGATGGGGTGTAGAGAAGCTCTGTCAGGAGAGTACTGTATGGCCATGCACGCCGGAGTCCGCACACAGGAAGTGAATCCTGCCAAATTGGGCATGCTATATCGTAAAGAATTCGAGTTGAGCCGAGTAAAAGCAGGAGAGACGCTGGTCTTGCTGACTGACCTCTCGACGCGACGGGAGTATGTAGAAGCCTCGTTCGCTGCCGCTGACGAACTTGGGGCCGATGTGTACGAGATGTGTGTCAACTCAATCCCGTCATGGACCAAGGTGGGCGTGCCGACTATTGACAAATGTAAGGGGACGCTCAACGCCGTCAAAGCTGCCGATCTGATCATCTGCTTCCACGTACCCCTGTTTACAGCCTGGCTGAAAGAAGTGCTCACTGGTGGTTCACGCGTATTGATGATTATCGACGGACCAGATGAGTTAGAGCGACTGATGTCACCTCCGGGCCTCAAGGAAACCGTATTG
It contains:
- a CDS encoding LysR family transcriptional regulator; protein product: MNLSPHPFTLRQLQYIVAVADLLSFHQAAEECHVSQPSLSAQIAEIERVLGVQLFERDRRRVALTAAGKEYVAQARVILRESDALVETARRYSDPFSGTLRIGVIPTISPYLLPQLTKTLRAAYGRLSLVWTEDKTHMLVRALNAGAIDAALLALEADIGDVEREVIAKDPFVLVARVGDPLAAKSTPTTAAELRGATVLVLEDEHCFGKQALEFCLGAKARDHEFRGTSLATILSMVVGGVGVTLLPELSVPHEVKTKKLRVRQFTEPPPARTIGLIWRKQSALAPALRTLAATMCHAYPKDSTSSTAVKTRPPRAGQALTTPITKVQ
- the katG gene encoding catalase/peroxidase HPI, whose protein sequence is MSDTNKCPFHHTAAGGTANRDWWPNQLKLDILHQHSSQSNPMGEDFNYAEAFKSLDLEGVKKDLRDLMTTSQDWWPADFGHYGPLFIRMAWHSAGTYRTGDGRGGAGNGSQRFAPLNSWPDNGNLDKARRLLWPIKQKYGRKISWADLMILAGNVALESMGFKTFGFAGGREDIWEPEKDIYWGSENKWLDDTRYSGDRDLENPLAAVQMGLIYVNPQGPNGNPDPVAAARDIRETFARMAMNDEETVALIAGGHTFGKAHGAGPESHVGCEPEAANIEEQGFGWKSSFGSGKGGDTITSGLEGTWTTTPTKWSNNFFWNLFGYDWELTKSPAGAHQWRPKGGAGTGTVPDAHDPSKRHAPFMLTTDLSLRFDPAYEKISRRFMENPDQFADAFARAWFKLTHRDMGPRARYLGPEVPAEQLIWQDPIPAVNHKLIDTQDVTSLKSQILASGLSISQLVFTAWASASTFRGSDKRGGANGSRIRLAPQKDWEVNQPAQLAKVLKTLEGIQSAFNSAHSHGKQVSLADLIVLAGCAGIEQAAKNAGYPVTVPFTPGRMDATQEQTDIASFAVLEPVADGFRNYLKSKFSVSAEELLVDRAQLLTLTTPEMTALIGGLRVLNTNVGQTQHGVFTKRPEMLTNDFFVHLLDMGTEWRPVAQDAEVFEGRDRKSGEVNWTATRVDLVFGSNSQLRALAEVYGCADAQEKFVDDFVAAWTKVMNLDRFDHV
- a CDS encoding LLM class flavin-dependent oxidoreductase; translation: MTNANPSLVLTNSLGPGLVENLATYARMAEERGFRAVFVSEAGSDALAVAQHLASVTSRIQVGTCITNVYLRPPLLAALHAMTIDRFAPGRLLLGLGTSSEALNKLYGQEMAKPAATIRQYVQAVQSALRGEHETLSQMKKMGMVVPHAAHQIPVYVGTASQQCLEVTGELADGCFTSQCAPHGLQEVREHLSRGAQRAGRTARDIPLAPLLHCCVETDRGVALRAVRRVLAAYGQRPLYNRFLARQGFVKEAEGIAAAAKRGDMAAAAAAVSDDMVEQVAAMGTPQQCLKKVEAFEKAGASYMVLFPMTVDGDYDRNVRATLDAFAR
- a CDS encoding MAPEG family protein; translated protein: MEALRENPAFGIYALCAAILGVKMLASAFYTGSRRQKTNGYINPEDAQRFGGEGVVAKPEEAPEVARALRIQRNDLENIPLFLAIGLIYVLSGASATGVMILCGLFTVARVVHTFVYAKGIQPARAICFGIGALCTLVMIFRIIVNVM